In Streptomyces sp. SN-593, a single genomic region encodes these proteins:
- a CDS encoding ABC transporter transmembrane domain-containing protein, protein MTSPTSDTAAPENRHRSTVRSLVRLWPYVRPVRVRLALSAVVAVVASCMALFIPLVLKWMVDGPVQDRDPGGVWLGGGAVLLLGLLEAGLFGVRRWLVARPLAGVEAAMRKDLYEHLQRLPVDFHDRWASGQLLSRATMDLQILRMFLAFPLVFLVVNGATVLIGFAILFGQSWLLGLLLLAPAVPLMILCSYFETHYALAARRAQDQAGDLATLVEESVLGIRIIKAFGRHRSQAAAFRRQTRELWDTELAKARLLSDIWAVIMTLPEIALGAALVVGSLRVADDRLSAGTLVAFLSTALTLRWPVESIGFLLAMSNESATAADRYFEVRDTPPVADATGTGADARADGIRLEGVRFRYPDAPPDTPELLRGIDLHIRPGETMALVGATGCGKTTLTTLLPRLHRATAGRITLDGVDTAGLSAGRLRELVAVAFEEPTLFSATVRENVAMGAGPDGAGEPEVRRALDVAQCDFVDALPQGLDTQVGEQGLSLSGGQRQRLALARAVVGRPQFLVLDDPLSALDVHTEALVEAALRDVLRETTALVVAHRPSTVMLADRVALLADGRIAAVGTHAELLRDSAEYRYLMSGAAPETAAGARSAAEPGAVPEHGSAPEPDRIPEPDRVPGSGSAPEDGAASEGGPAPGPETATETGAVPERDDAPPAGAVPDGGAAQQHDGLAALEGSDAR, encoded by the coding sequence GTGACCTCTCCCACCAGCGATACGGCCGCGCCGGAAAACCGCCACCGATCCACCGTCCGCTCCCTGGTCCGCCTGTGGCCGTACGTCAGACCGGTGCGGGTGAGACTGGCGCTGTCGGCGGTCGTGGCGGTGGTGGCGTCCTGCATGGCGCTGTTCATCCCGCTGGTGCTCAAGTGGATGGTCGACGGCCCCGTCCAGGACCGCGATCCGGGCGGCGTGTGGCTCGGCGGCGGCGCCGTCCTGCTGCTCGGGCTGCTGGAGGCGGGGCTGTTCGGCGTCCGGCGGTGGCTGGTGGCCCGCCCGCTCGCCGGGGTCGAGGCGGCCATGCGCAAGGACCTCTACGAGCACTTGCAGCGCCTGCCCGTGGATTTCCACGACCGGTGGGCCTCGGGCCAACTGCTGTCCCGGGCCACCATGGACCTGCAGATCCTGCGGATGTTCCTGGCCTTCCCGCTGGTGTTCCTGGTCGTCAACGGGGCCACCGTCCTCATCGGGTTCGCGATCCTCTTCGGCCAGTCGTGGCTGCTGGGCCTGCTGCTGCTCGCGCCGGCCGTACCGCTGATGATCCTGTGTTCCTACTTCGAGACCCACTACGCGCTCGCGGCGCGCCGTGCCCAGGACCAGGCGGGTGACCTCGCCACGCTGGTCGAGGAGTCGGTGCTCGGCATCCGCATCATCAAGGCGTTCGGCCGGCACCGCAGCCAGGCCGCCGCCTTCCGCCGGCAGACCCGCGAGCTGTGGGACACCGAGCTCGCCAAGGCGCGGCTGCTCTCCGACATCTGGGCGGTCATCATGACGCTCCCGGAGATCGCCCTCGGCGCCGCCCTCGTGGTCGGATCGCTGCGGGTCGCCGACGACCGGCTGTCGGCCGGCACCCTCGTGGCGTTCCTGTCCACCGCGCTCACGCTGCGCTGGCCGGTCGAGTCGATCGGCTTCCTGCTCGCGATGAGCAACGAGTCCGCCACCGCCGCCGACCGCTACTTCGAGGTCCGCGACACCCCGCCGGTCGCCGACGCCACCGGCACCGGCGCGGACGCGCGGGCCGACGGCATCCGGCTCGAAGGCGTCCGGTTCCGCTATCCCGACGCGCCGCCGGACACCCCCGAACTGCTGCGCGGGATCGACCTGCACATCCGCCCCGGGGAGACCATGGCCCTGGTCGGCGCCACCGGCTGCGGCAAGACCACCCTCACCACGCTGCTGCCCCGCCTGCACCGCGCCACGGCCGGCCGGATCACCCTGGACGGCGTCGACACCGCGGGACTGTCCGCCGGCCGGCTGCGCGAACTCGTCGCCGTCGCCTTCGAGGAGCCGACGCTCTTCTCCGCCACCGTCCGGGAGAACGTGGCGATGGGCGCGGGACCCGACGGCGCCGGCGAACCGGAGGTGCGGCGCGCGCTGGACGTCGCGCAGTGCGACTTCGTCGACGCCCTGCCGCAGGGCCTGGACACCCAGGTCGGCGAGCAGGGGCTGAGCCTGTCCGGCGGACAGCGGCAACGGCTCGCGCTGGCGCGGGCGGTGGTCGGCCGCCCGCAGTTCCTCGTGCTGGACGACCCGCTGTCGGCCCTCGACGTGCACACCGAGGCGCTGGTCGAGGCCGCGCTGCGCGACGTGCTGCGGGAGACCACCGCCCTGGTCGTCGCGCACCGGCCCTCGACGGTGATGCTCGCCGACCGGGTGGCGCTGCTCGCCGACGGCCGGATCGCGGCGGTCGGCACCCACGCGGAACTGCTGCGCGACAGCGCCGAGTACCGCTACCTGATGTCGGGCGCCGCCCCGGAGACGGCAGCCGGGGCCCGATCCGCCGCCGAGCCCGGCGCCGTCCCCGAACACGGCTCCGCCCCCGAGCCCGACCGCATCCCCGAACCCGACCGGGTCCCCGGGTCCGGCTCCGCGCCGGAGGACGGGGCCGCGTCGGAAGGGGGGCCGGCACCGGGGCCCGAGACGGCCACGGAAACCGGCGCCGTACCGGAACGGGACGACGCGCCCCCGGCCGGCGCCGTGCCGGACGGCGGTGCGGCGCAGCAGCACGACGGACTCGCCGCGCTCGAAGGGAGCGACGCCCGATGA
- a CDS encoding ABC transporter ATP-binding protein, whose protein sequence is MTSSATTTTGSTPDAPGPQGTRGADGPPAAPTGTGTGTVSAPAGVPAEGADPARGSGGGTDPFDRDVLPAPRNAQLQLLRSLLRPHSRRVWAAAVYLLVQQAAVQVGPLLVAYAIDHAIPAIRDGRHGALVAVACGYIGCGVLAGMLQRVFIRVAARVSQDVLVDLRGRIFRHAQTLSLDFHERYTSGRLIARATSDVESIRELLNDGLDELIEVVLSAVYITALLLVLDWKLGLLTLVSYVPLYVAIRSYQARAVEAYRRRSTAIAAVIVKFTETMNGIRPVKAFRRERPNDEAFAELNARHYQANGDAILEMARYVVWSRLVANITIAGIVLWGAYRVAGGGMALGVLAAFVLYLRRLYDPIDRLGMFLNSYQSAAASLEKIAGLLAQAPTVPEPERPVPLPARGEGALPGREVVFDGVRFAYRTGGEVLPAFDLRIPAGQTVAVVGATGAGKSTLAKLLARFYDPTDGRVLLDGIPLSDLGREDLHRGVIMVTQEAFLFSGTVAENITIGRPDATRAEVEAAAKAIGAHDFIAALPDGYDTDVRKRGGRISAGQRQLVAFARALLADPAVLILDEATSSLDVPGEQAVQHAMDTVLRGRTAVIIAHRLSTVEIADRVLVMRAGRVVEDGAPAELIAGDGHFAGLHQAWEDSLV, encoded by the coding sequence ATGACCTCCTCGGCCACCACGACGACCGGGTCCACGCCCGACGCCCCCGGCCCGCAGGGCACGCGCGGCGCCGACGGCCCGCCGGCCGCCCCGACGGGCACCGGGACCGGCACCGTCTCCGCGCCCGCCGGCGTCCCCGCGGAAGGAGCCGACCCCGCCCGAGGCAGCGGCGGCGGCACCGACCCGTTCGACCGGGACGTCCTGCCCGCGCCCCGCAACGCCCAGCTCCAACTGCTGCGTTCCCTGCTGCGCCCGCACTCCCGCCGGGTCTGGGCCGCGGCGGTCTACCTGCTGGTCCAGCAGGCCGCCGTCCAGGTCGGACCGCTGCTGGTCGCCTACGCCATCGACCACGCCATCCCCGCGATCCGCGACGGCCGGCACGGCGCGCTGGTCGCGGTCGCCTGCGGCTACATCGGCTGCGGTGTGCTGGCCGGCATGCTGCAACGGGTGTTCATCAGGGTCGCCGCCCGGGTCAGCCAGGACGTCCTGGTCGACCTGCGCGGCCGGATCTTCCGGCACGCCCAGACCCTCAGCCTCGACTTCCACGAGCGCTACACCTCGGGGCGGCTGATCGCCCGCGCCACCTCCGACGTCGAGTCGATCCGCGAACTGCTCAACGACGGCCTCGACGAGCTGATCGAGGTGGTGCTCTCCGCGGTCTACATCACCGCGCTGCTGCTCGTCCTGGACTGGAAGCTCGGCCTGCTGACCCTGGTGTCGTACGTCCCGCTGTACGTGGCCATCCGCAGCTACCAGGCGCGCGCCGTGGAGGCGTACCGGCGGCGGTCCACCGCGATCGCCGCGGTCATCGTGAAGTTCACCGAGACGATGAACGGCATCCGCCCGGTCAAGGCGTTCCGCCGGGAGCGGCCCAACGACGAGGCGTTCGCCGAGCTGAACGCGCGGCACTACCAGGCCAACGGCGACGCGATCCTGGAGATGGCCCGGTACGTCGTCTGGTCCCGGCTGGTCGCCAACATCACGATCGCCGGGATCGTGCTGTGGGGCGCCTACCGGGTGGCCGGCGGCGGCATGGCCCTGGGTGTGCTCGCCGCGTTCGTGCTCTACCTGCGGCGGCTGTACGACCCGATCGACCGGCTCGGGATGTTCCTCAACTCCTACCAGTCCGCGGCCGCCTCGCTGGAGAAGATCGCCGGGCTGCTCGCCCAGGCGCCGACGGTGCCCGAGCCGGAGCGCCCGGTGCCGCTGCCGGCCCGCGGCGAGGGCGCGCTGCCCGGCCGGGAGGTCGTCTTCGACGGCGTGCGGTTCGCCTACCGCACCGGCGGCGAGGTGCTGCCCGCCTTCGACCTGCGCATCCCCGCCGGGCAGACCGTGGCCGTGGTCGGCGCGACCGGCGCCGGCAAGTCCACGCTCGCCAAGCTGCTGGCCCGCTTCTACGACCCGACCGACGGCCGGGTGCTGCTCGACGGCATCCCCCTGAGCGACCTCGGCCGGGAGGACCTGCACCGCGGCGTCATCATGGTCACCCAGGAGGCGTTCCTCTTCTCCGGCACCGTGGCGGAGAACATCACCATCGGGCGGCCGGACGCCACCCGCGCGGAGGTCGAGGCCGCGGCGAAGGCGATCGGCGCGCACGACTTCATCGCGGCCCTGCCCGACGGGTACGACACGGACGTCCGCAAGCGCGGCGGCCGCATCTCCGCCGGGCAGCGCCAACTCGTCGCCTTCGCCCGGGCGCTGCTCGCCGACCCGGCGGTCCTCATCCTGGACGAGGCGACCTCGTCGCTCGACGTGCCCGGCGAGCAGGCGGTGCAGCACGCGATGGACACGGTGCTGCGGGGCCGTACCGCGGTGATCATCGCGCACCGCCTGTCCACCGTGGAGATCGCCGACCGGGTGCTGGTGATGCGGGCCGGCCGGGTCGTCGAGGACGGCGCCCCGGCCGAACTCATCGCCGGCGACGGCCACTTCGCCGGACTCCACCAGGCGTGGGAGGACAGTCTGGTGTGA
- a CDS encoding SDR family oxidoreductase — protein sequence MRVFITGASGWIGSAVVPELLGAGHQVIGLARSDASAEALTQAGAEVRRGTLDDLDTLRAAAAESDGVIHLAFKHDIAFSGGFEAAADADRLAIDTFGDALAGTDKPLVIAAGVLGLTPGRVLTEEDGRTAGPADGHPTGPAKRMDNALATLALADRGVRSSVVRLCPTVHGDGDQGFVPMIIATARDKGVAGYVGDGANRWPAVHRSDAATLFRLALEDAPAGSVLHAVADEGVPIRDVAEVIGRHLDLPVASVTAEDAPAHFTWMAGFIGLDSPASSTRTRELLGWQPTGPGLLEDLDKGHYFTGPTA from the coding sequence ATGCGCGTGTTCATCACCGGCGCTTCCGGCTGGATCGGCTCGGCCGTCGTCCCGGAGCTCCTCGGTGCCGGCCACCAGGTCATCGGGCTGGCCCGTTCCGACGCCTCGGCCGAGGCCCTCACCCAAGCCGGCGCGGAGGTGCGCCGCGGCACGCTCGACGACCTCGACACGCTGCGCGCCGCGGCTGCCGAGTCCGACGGCGTGATCCACCTGGCGTTCAAGCACGACATCGCCTTCAGCGGCGGCTTCGAGGCCGCCGCCGACGCCGACCGCCTCGCCATCGACACCTTCGGCGACGCGCTCGCCGGCACGGACAAGCCGCTGGTCATCGCCGCCGGCGTGCTCGGGCTGACCCCCGGCCGGGTGCTGACCGAGGAGGACGGCCGCACCGCGGGCCCGGCCGACGGCCACCCGACCGGCCCGGCGAAGCGGATGGACAACGCCCTCGCCACCCTCGCCCTCGCCGACCGCGGGGTCCGCTCCTCCGTCGTCCGCCTCTGCCCGACCGTGCACGGCGACGGCGACCAGGGCTTCGTGCCGATGATCATCGCCACCGCTCGCGACAAGGGCGTCGCCGGCTACGTCGGCGACGGCGCCAACCGCTGGCCGGCCGTGCACCGCTCCGACGCCGCGACCCTCTTCCGGCTGGCGCTGGAGGACGCCCCCGCCGGTTCGGTGCTGCACGCGGTGGCGGACGAGGGCGTGCCGATCCGCGACGTCGCCGAGGTGATCGGGCGCCACCTCGACCTGCCCGTGGCCTCGGTCACGGCCGAGGACGCGCCCGCCCACTTCACCTGGATGGCCGGCTTCATCGGCCTGGACAGCCCCGCGTCCAGCACCCGCACCCGCGAACTGCTGGGCTGGCAGCCGACCGGCCCCGGCCTGCTCGAGGACCTCGACAAGGGCCACTACTTCACCGGTCCGACCGCCTGA
- a CDS encoding TetR family transcriptional regulator yields MGRWEPNARERLERAAMELFRERGFEQTTAAQIAGRAGLTERTFFRHYADKREVLFAGAAALEALFVDTLAAVPESAAPIDAVEATLAAVAEEAFAGRREFARRRQAVIVANAELRERELIKLAVISGRLAGELRRRGVEEPEASLAAEAGMAVFKVGFERWVAEDPEAGAGEDGAGEAGAVDSGAVDSGAAERGEPALGAFLAEAMGELKAMAGPRHGAGAGAGAP; encoded by the coding sequence ATGGGGAGATGGGAGCCGAACGCGCGGGAGCGGCTCGAACGGGCCGCGATGGAGCTCTTCCGGGAGCGCGGGTTCGAGCAGACCACCGCTGCGCAGATCGCCGGCCGCGCGGGGCTGACCGAGCGCACCTTCTTCCGGCACTACGCCGACAAGCGGGAGGTGCTGTTCGCGGGGGCGGCGGCGCTCGAAGCGCTCTTCGTGGACACGCTCGCCGCCGTGCCCGAGTCGGCCGCGCCGATCGACGCGGTGGAGGCGACGCTCGCGGCGGTGGCGGAGGAGGCGTTCGCCGGGCGGCGGGAGTTCGCGCGGCGGCGGCAGGCGGTCATCGTGGCGAACGCGGAGCTGCGGGAGCGGGAGCTGATCAAGCTGGCGGTGATATCGGGGCGGCTGGCGGGGGAGCTCCGGCGGCGCGGGGTGGAGGAGCCGGAGGCGAGCCTCGCCGCGGAGGCGGGGATGGCGGTGTTCAAGGTGGGGTTCGAGCGGTGGGTGGCGGAGGACCCTGAGGCCGGCGCCGGGGAAGACGGCGCGGGGGAGGCCGGTGCGGTGGACAGTGGTGCGGTGGACAGTGGTGCGGCGGAGCGCGGTGAACCCGCGCTGGGAGCGTTCCTGGCCGAGGCGATGGGAGAGCTGAAGGCGATGGCGGGACCCCGCCACGGGGCCGGGGCCGGAGCAGGCGCGCCCTGA
- a CDS encoding helix-turn-helix domain-containing protein — protein sequence MSTGARPGGLRQTRRRPKRLNQEPEAVTWAREKVGLTKRELAADVGISEQLMGEIESGWRSATPSNLAKIAGALNCPLVALERKRWNAVAHG from the coding sequence ATGAGCACGGGTGCACGGCCCGGCGGGCTTCGGCAAACACGGCGACGACCGAAGCGACTCAACCAGGAACCCGAAGCCGTCACCTGGGCGCGGGAGAAGGTGGGGCTGACGAAGCGGGAACTGGCCGCCGACGTAGGGATATCCGAACAGTTAATGGGCGAGATCGAGTCCGGCTGGCGCAGTGCCACTCCCAGCAACCTGGCCAAGATCGCTGGAGCCCTCAACTGTCCGCTCGTCGCGTTGGAAAGGAAGCGCTGGAACGCGGTAGCGCACGGTTGA
- a CDS encoding helix-turn-helix domain-containing protein, whose translation MAASGNGTDGEGTRRKPADLTCLSAREWYASELAYRRQQSGLSLVQLAELCLYEQSYLHRLERGQRLGTVEAASALDKVYGTGDLLVRLWHLAKRETKERPFLGLAPLEAVAAGIQEYAPGAVPELLQTRAYAEEQVRAARGGTAEQVDARVDARLARQERLTDPDPVHYRALIDEAVLRRKARDPQTWTGQLEHLIEVAQWPDVSLHVVPFTAGPHHLPGSLELIYFSHGRTVAYSQSSWSGHYVEEPEEVEPLRLAYDMLRDTALASAQSLTFLRTLLDEHATAEPSDGITS comes from the coding sequence ATGGCAGCCAGCGGCAACGGAACTGACGGAGAAGGCACGAGGAGGAAACCCGCGGACCTGACCTGCCTGTCGGCTCGGGAGTGGTATGCGAGCGAACTGGCCTACCGACGGCAGCAGTCCGGGTTGAGCCTGGTGCAACTCGCGGAGTTGTGCCTCTACGAGCAGTCCTACCTGCACCGCTTGGAGCGCGGCCAGCGCCTCGGCACCGTAGAGGCCGCCAGCGCGCTGGACAAGGTGTACGGCACCGGGGACCTGCTCGTACGCCTGTGGCACCTGGCCAAACGGGAGACGAAGGAACGCCCTTTCCTCGGACTCGCACCGCTGGAGGCTGTCGCTGCCGGCATCCAGGAATACGCGCCCGGTGCCGTCCCGGAACTGCTCCAGACCCGCGCCTACGCCGAGGAACAGGTGCGCGCCGCACGTGGCGGAACCGCCGAGCAGGTCGACGCACGGGTCGACGCACGGCTCGCCCGACAGGAACGGCTCACCGACCCCGACCCCGTCCACTACCGCGCCCTCATCGACGAGGCTGTCCTCAGGCGCAAGGCACGCGATCCGCAGACGTGGACCGGGCAACTGGAGCATCTGATCGAGGTCGCACAGTGGCCGGACGTGTCCCTGCACGTCGTGCCGTTCACCGCCGGACCGCACCACCTCCCCGGCTCCCTGGAACTGATCTACTTCTCCCACGGCCGCACCGTCGCCTACTCACAGAGCAGTTGGAGCGGCCACTACGTCGAGGAACCGGAGGAAGTCGAACCCCTGCGGCTGGCGTACGACATGCTGCGCGACACCGCGTTGGCGTCCGCGCAGTCGCTGACCTTCCTGCGCACCCTGCTCGACGAACACGCCACGGCCGAACCGTCGGACGGCATCACGTCATGA
- a CDS encoding ATP-binding protein: MLATLPVLMSPPFSLASYRMRLTLHDPPPSFLQEELPVGSIQPLHVVSRASPCRKRPGAAPRAAESGKEGVFMPHTADARSRRPARSVEQHDDRPTTVNTGAHPRGHPGYSETLPCTAASAEVARRLVRTAVCAWGMDSLADDGALVVTELVANAAQHTEGRPIRVMVTCPAPGTVRISVVDRSQVRPRPRRPGLDDERGRGLALVSSLTDCWGIDRMSSGKRVWGELTCEAPR; this comes from the coding sequence ATGTTGGCCACGCTTCCGGTGCTCATGTCGCCTCCCTTCTCCCTGGCTTCCTATCGGATGCGGTTGACGTTACACGATCCACCTCCTAGCTTCCTACAGGAAGAACTTCCTGTAGGAAGTATCCAGCCTCTGCATGTCGTGTCTCGGGCATCGCCATGCCGAAAACGGCCCGGGGCTGCACCCAGGGCCGCAGAGAGTGGGAAGGAAGGGGTCTTCATGCCTCACACCGCTGACGCCCGGAGCAGACGTCCGGCGCGCTCGGTCGAACAGCACGACGACCGGCCGACGACTGTGAACACCGGTGCGCATCCCCGAGGACACCCCGGGTACTCCGAAACTCTTCCGTGCACCGCCGCGAGCGCGGAGGTCGCCCGCCGGCTCGTACGCACCGCCGTATGTGCCTGGGGGATGGATTCCCTCGCGGACGACGGTGCCTTGGTGGTCACCGAGTTGGTGGCGAACGCCGCCCAGCACACCGAGGGGCGCCCGATCCGTGTCATGGTCACGTGTCCGGCACCCGGCACCGTACGGATCAGCGTGGTGGACCGGTCGCAGGTGCGGCCCCGGCCTCGCAGGCCCGGCCTCGACGACGAGCGCGGACGCGGACTGGCCCTCGTCAGCAGCCTGACCGACTGCTGGGGCATCGACCGCATGTCCTCAGGCAAACGCGTATGGGGCGAGCTCACATGCGAGGCGCCGCGGTGA
- a CDS encoding GntR family transcriptional regulator, with the protein MSTGSVANMVDDLRRQIDAGDLGADERIPSTRVLMETYALSDNAVYRGIALLKAESYVYSRQGKGVFVRDRRALIAGARRIQGITQAGEHIEWRHSIRTDAPSWVAEHLGVGECVERARTVRRGDLVLQASRSWVHLDVTTDVPELDEPRPCDPTWQAVYTERSGNPVQAASKVVDARLASAEDCEALGLAPDTYAVMIMRSVYVTGDRVIGVGETVYAPGHPVDLKVS; encoded by the coding sequence ATGAGCACCGGAAGCGTGGCCAACATGGTCGATGACCTGCGCCGGCAGATCGACGCCGGCGATTTGGGCGCCGACGAGAGAATTCCGTCCACACGGGTCCTGATGGAGACCTACGCGCTCTCCGACAACGCCGTGTACCGCGGCATAGCCCTGCTCAAAGCTGAGAGCTACGTCTACAGCAGACAGGGGAAGGGCGTGTTCGTGCGCGATCGTCGCGCCCTGATCGCGGGTGCCCGCAGGATTCAGGGCATCACGCAGGCCGGTGAGCACATCGAGTGGCGCCACAGCATCCGCACTGATGCGCCGTCGTGGGTCGCCGAGCATCTGGGTGTGGGCGAGTGCGTCGAGCGGGCCCGGACCGTACGGCGAGGTGATCTCGTCCTTCAGGCGTCCCGTTCCTGGGTCCACCTCGACGTGACCACCGACGTCCCGGAGTTGGACGAGCCACGGCCCTGCGATCCCACATGGCAGGCCGTCTACACCGAGCGTTCCGGGAACCCGGTGCAGGCTGCTTCCAAGGTCGTGGACGCCCGCCTTGCAAGCGCTGAGGACTGCGAAGCACTCGGGCTCGCCCCCGACACGTACGCAGTCATGATCATGCGGAGTGTCTACGTCACAGGCGACCGGGTGATCGGTGTCGGCGAGACCGTCTACGCACCCGGCCACCCCGTGGATCTGAAGGTTTCCTGA
- a CDS encoding GNAT family N-acetyltransferase: protein MEIVVDDLSGRRIAAFLEEHVREMRSLTPPESKHALDLDGLRVPEVTFWSVLDGDAVVGCGALRELDAGHAELKSMRTSSARQRSGIASRLLEHILTEAGRAGVARISLETGSAEFFRPARMLYRKFGFDSCEPFGDYRPDPHSVFMTRTL from the coding sequence ATGGAGATCGTGGTGGACGACCTCTCCGGTCGGCGGATCGCCGCGTTCCTGGAGGAACATGTCCGGGAGATGCGCTCCCTCACGCCGCCGGAGAGCAAGCACGCCCTCGACCTCGACGGGCTCCGCGTCCCCGAGGTCACCTTCTGGTCGGTGCTGGACGGCGACGCGGTGGTGGGGTGCGGTGCGCTCAGGGAACTGGACGCGGGGCACGCGGAACTGAAGTCGATGCGCACCTCCTCGGCGCGCCAGCGCAGCGGGATCGCGTCACGCCTGCTGGAGCACATCCTCACCGAGGCCGGGCGCGCGGGTGTCGCGCGGATCAGCCTGGAGACCGGCTCCGCCGAGTTCTTCCGGCCGGCCAGGATGCTCTACCGGAAGTTCGGCTTCGACTCCTGCGAGCCCTTCGGGGACTACCGGCCCGATCCGCACAGCGTGTTCATGACGCGGACGCTCTGA
- a CDS encoding MFS transporter — MSSPHSGPETAAAVSGLPARPPAGALWSANFRFFFTARTVAMLGDTMLPVALSAGLLGYGYSAGDIGLVMAASTACFAGFVVFGGVLADRFDARAMMIGADLVRVCSQSTAAVLFATHQVRLWEMAVIAVVNGTCAAMFQPGVASTIVRVASDVQGANGATRTAESVAALVGPALAGVLVGFTSTGVVFAAHASTYLASALCLLSLRLPPLPPRTAAAVSTFRADLVEGWREFRSRTWMWSVILVWMLYMVCTTGPYTPLAAAQIIPAHGAGAYGLVNSALGGGTALGALCAMRLRAARPLRAGSLALFGTMLMPTSVGLGLPVWAIACCVLAAGACSAYWGVNWATSVQTQVPGDVLNRIHAYEVAGSIAMVPVGQALAGPASTAFGARHVLLVGGAVPLLVAATLLAIPSVRTLRRR, encoded by the coding sequence GTGAGCTCTCCGCATTCCGGCCCCGAAACCGCCGCCGCCGTTTCGGGGCTCCCGGCGCGCCCGCCGGCCGGCGCGCTGTGGTCCGCGAACTTCCGGTTCTTCTTCACCGCCCGCACCGTGGCGATGCTCGGCGACACCATGCTGCCGGTCGCGCTGTCGGCGGGCCTGCTGGGGTACGGGTACTCGGCCGGCGACATCGGCCTGGTGATGGCCGCGTCCACGGCCTGCTTCGCCGGGTTCGTGGTCTTCGGCGGGGTGTTGGCCGACCGGTTCGACGCCCGCGCGATGATGATCGGCGCGGACCTGGTGCGGGTCTGCTCGCAGTCCACCGCGGCCGTGCTGTTCGCCACCCACCAGGTGCGGCTGTGGGAGATGGCCGTGATCGCGGTGGTCAACGGCACCTGTGCGGCGATGTTCCAGCCCGGCGTCGCCAGCACGATCGTGCGGGTCGCGTCCGACGTCCAGGGCGCCAACGGGGCCACCCGCACCGCCGAGTCGGTCGCCGCGCTGGTCGGACCGGCGCTCGCCGGCGTGCTCGTCGGCTTCACCTCCACCGGCGTGGTCTTCGCCGCCCACGCCTCCACCTACCTCGCCAGCGCGCTGTGCCTGCTCTCGCTGCGGCTGCCGCCGCTGCCACCGCGGACGGCCGCGGCCGTCTCGACGTTCCGCGCCGATCTCGTCGAGGGCTGGCGGGAGTTCCGCTCGCGCACCTGGATGTGGTCGGTGATCCTCGTGTGGATGCTCTACATGGTGTGCACCACCGGCCCGTACACGCCGCTGGCCGCCGCCCAGATCATCCCGGCCCACGGCGCCGGCGCGTACGGCCTGGTCAACTCCGCGCTCGGTGGCGGCACCGCGCTCGGCGCGCTGTGCGCGATGCGGCTGCGGGCCGCCCGGCCGCTGCGGGCCGGTTCGCTGGCCCTCTTCGGCACCATGCTGATGCCGACGTCCGTCGGGCTGGGCCTGCCGGTCTGGGCGATCGCCTGCTGCGTGCTGGCGGCGGGCGCCTGTTCGGCGTACTGGGGCGTCAACTGGGCGACGAGCGTGCAGACGCAGGTGCCCGGGGACGTCCTCAACCGCATCCACGCCTACGAGGTGGCCGGATCCATCGCGATGGTCCCGGTCGGCCAGGCGCTGGCGGGGCCGGCGTCGACGGCGTTCGGCGCCCGCCACGTCCTGCTGGTCGGCGGCGCCGTCCCGCTCCTGGTCGCCGCGACCCTCCTCGCGATCCCCTCCGTCCGCACCCTCCGCCGCAGGTGA